The DNA sequence TTGACGTGCTGCGGCTTGACGAGCGTGGGCTTGCCGTCGATCTCGGCGTAGGAGTAGTTCATCTCCGGCATCGCCTTGACCGCCTGGACCACGGCGTAGCCGATGATGTGCGTGAACGACACCTTGCCGCCACGCCCGCGGGCCAGGTGGTTGTTGATGACGATCCGGTTGTCGATGAGCAGCTTCGCCGGGATCGCCCGCACGCTCGTGGCGGTCGGTACGGCGAGGCTCGCCTCCATGTTCGCCGCCGTGCGGGCGGCCGCGCCGCGCAGCCGCTCCTCCTCCGCGCCCTGGGGCACGGGGGCGGCCTTCGCCGCCTTCTTGGGGGCGGGCGCCGCCTTGGCCGGGGCGGGGGCCGCCGGTGCGGCCGGAGCGGATTCCGCGGGTGCCGGCGCGGTGGCCGTGGCGCCCTCGGCGCCGTTGCTCGCCTGAGTGGCCGGGGCGCGCTTGGCGCCGCCGTCGTAATCAGCGAAGAAGTTCCACCATGCGCGGTCCACCGACTCGGGATCTTCTAGGTACTTCTGGTACAGCTCATCGACAAGCCACTCGTTCTGCCCAAAGCTGGCCAGCGGGTTTGTCCGCGACGACTCAGACGACACGGCGGAAATCGCCCTCTTCCGCAGATCGGCGTTGGATTGGAAGACCTGTCCAAGGCTACTCGCCCCGCCAGGGGGCGTGTGCCCAACAACTGGATCGCGTGGTCGGCACGTTACGGGTCCGGTGACTCATCCGGTGCGCATCCGGCGGCTCCTTGGGTGCGCGGCGTCCCGGCGGCGGCGCTCCGCCGAGGGGCGAGGTGCTGGGCATGTCCTCGAACCGATCCTCTCAGTGCGCGCGCGGTTGGTCACCACTCGGCGCCCTGACCCGCCGGTTAGGCCCTGGTTTCCGCGCGGCCAGGCCGGTCTCGCCCGGCGGGGACGTCTAGGGCACCGCTTATCCCGAACGTGCCCATATTGAATCATATGTGTTACTAACGGTCGTTCCGTCGCATGGAACGCTCACGGGTCGGCCCGTCCGCCGTCGTGCGGCCTGCGGCGGGCGGCCGGGCCGGCGGGCCGGGTTCCCGATCGCGCCCCGGCCGCGTGCCGTCCGTGTATGCCGGGCCGTACCGGGCTTCCGGCGACCCCCACTAGAACGCAATTCGATTTATGTGCGCACAATCGTGGGGGTCGAAGGGAGTTTGGGATGGTACGGGATTCAGCGGTGAGCGCCGCCGGTTCTGCCGCGGCGGACGCGGCGTCCGGGGGCACGCCGGCCGCCGCGGGTGACGTTTCGGGTGCCCCGGCGCGGACGGTCACGCCGGCCGACGAGCGCCAGCGCGCCGCCTGGCGGAACGGCGAGCTGCCCCGCGTCGAGCGGGTACGGCCCGGCCTCTGGTCGATCCCCGTGCCGATCCCGATCAACTCGCTCCGGTACGTGCTCGTCTACGCGCTCGAGCTGACGAGCGGCGTGGCGATCATCGACGCCGGGTGGGACAGCGACGAGGCCTTCACCGCGCTGCGCGACGGGCTCGGCCAGGCCGGGTTCGACATCTCCGACGTGCGCGCCGTGCTCGTCACCCACGTCCACCCCGACCACTACGGCCTCGCCGGGCGGGTGCGCGAGCACTCGGGGGCGTGGATCGGGGTGCACCCGGCGGACGCGAACCTCGTCCACGACCGCCTGTTCGACCTCGGCGACGACCCCGAGGCGCGGGTCCGGGAGCTGATCCGGCGCGACCGGGAGCTGCTCGAGCGGTGCGGGGCTCCGCAGGAGGTGATCACCGAGGCGGTGAACCTCGCCTCGCTGGCCCGCCGGTTCGCCGCCCCGGCCCGCCCGGACGTGCTCATCGAGGACGGCGACCGGCCGGTGCTGCCGGGCTGGGACCTGCGCGCGGTGTGGACGCCCGGCCACTCGCCCGGCCACCTGTGCTTCGTCTCCGAGCGGCGCCGCATCCTCATCACCGGCGACCACGTGCTGCCGCGGATCACCCCGATCGTGTCGGTGCACCCCCAGTCGTCCCCGAACCCGCTCGCCGACTACCTCGACTCGCTCGCCACGATCCGCGCGGTCGGCGTCGAGGCGGGCGTGACCGAGGTGCTGCCCGCGCACGAGTACCGGTTCCTGGAGCTGACCGCGCGGGTCGACCACCTCATGGCCCACCACGAGGAGCGGCTCGCCGAGATCGAGGCGGCGGTCGCCGCGGCGGGCGGCGCCTCCTGCTGGGAGCTGGCGAGCCGGCTCACCTGGTCCCGGCCCTGGGAATCGATTCCGCAGTTCATGCGCAGGATGGCGAACAACGAGACGCTCGCCCACCTGGTCTGGCTGGAGTCCCGCGGCCGGGTCCGCCGGGTGCCGGGTACACCCGACCTGTGGTACCCGGCCGACTGAGCCCGCGGGCCCGCGGCCGGGCGTGCCGGGCCGTACCCGGGCGGCACGATGAAACGTGTTCTCGGCCCGATGGTTACCGCCGGG is a window from the Thermopolyspora flexuosa genome containing:
- a CDS encoding MBL fold metallo-hydrolase; this translates as MVRDSAVSAAGSAAADAASGGTPAAAGDVSGAPARTVTPADERQRAAWRNGELPRVERVRPGLWSIPVPIPINSLRYVLVYALELTSGVAIIDAGWDSDEAFTALRDGLGQAGFDISDVRAVLVTHVHPDHYGLAGRVREHSGAWIGVHPADANLVHDRLFDLGDDPEARVRELIRRDRELLERCGAPQEVITEAVNLASLARRFAAPARPDVLIEDGDRPVLPGWDLRAVWTPGHSPGHLCFVSERRRILITGDHVLPRITPIVSVHPQSSPNPLADYLDSLATIRAVGVEAGVTEVLPAHEYRFLELTARVDHLMAHHEERLAEIEAAVAAAGGASCWELASRLTWSRPWESIPQFMRRMANNETLAHLVWLESRGRVRRVPGTPDLWYPAD